Sequence from the Pirellulales bacterium genome:
GCGGCCAGAGACGTCTTGGCGGCCGAGGGGGGGAGGACCGTCAGTCGGTCGACCGCGCGCCGGGCGATCGTCGCCGCTTCGTCGTGGGCGTCCTGCAGCGCCCCGCTGGCGACGAGCCACTTCATGAGCGCGGCGGCGCTCGCCGCCGCCGGTTCCTCGAACAGCGATTGCATCCGCTCCCGTTCGCCGCGATCGAGCCGGTCGCGAAGCATGATCAGCGGCAAGGTCATCTTGCGGTTGACCAGATCCGTCCCCAGCGACTTTCCGACGGCCGATTCGTCCCCTTCCAGGTCCAGCAAGTCGTCGGCGATTTGGAAGGCGATCCCCAACTCGCGCCCGTACTGCTCCAACTGGGCGGAGACCTTGCCGTCGGCCCCGGCGTAGTGGGCGCCCAGCAGGCACGCGCACGCGGTCAGCTCGGCGGTCTTCGCCTCGACGATCGCCACGTACTCGTCCCGCAGCAGGCCGAAGTTGCCGCTCGAGGCGGTTTGACGCAGTTCCCCTTCGCAGACGATGTTCGTCGCCCGGCCGATCGTGCGGCAGCCGAATGTCGTCTCCAACGTGCTGGCCAGATAGAAGGCGTGCGTGAACAGGTAGTCGCCCAGCAAGACGCTGGTCTGGTTGTTCCAGCGGGCGTTCACCGTGGCCACGTGGCGGCGGACCTCGGCCTCGTCGAGCACGTCGTCGTGGACCAAAGTCGCCGTGTGGATCATCTCCACCACCGCGGCCAGCGTCACATGGTCGTCGTTCACCTCGCCGCAGGACTGGGCGGCCAGCAGCAGCAACGCCGGGCGAAGCCGCTTGCCGCTCATGCGGAACGAGTGCTTGGCCAGTTCGTTGACGAACGGGTCGTCGTTGTGCAGTTCGACGCGGAGTCGGTCGTCGACCGTCCTTAGATCGGCGGCGATCGGGGCCAGCAGGTCCGCCAATTGCTGGCGCCCCGTCGAATCGAGCGAGGGGGCTTGGCTCACGGGGCGCCTCCCGTTGCGGTCGAGGCTTGGCTGCGGGGCGCCGTCGGGAACGTCGCCTCGCGGGCGAACTCGCCGCTGGCGCCGCCGCTCTTGGAAACCAATTGCACCGCCTCGATCGTCATCCTCCGATCGAGCGACTTGCACATGTCGTACACCGTCAGGGCCGCGACGGAGACCGCCGTCAGGGCTTCCATCTCGACCCCCGTGCGGGCGGTCGTCGCCACGGTGGCGGTGATGCGCAGGGCGTCGTCTCCCTCGGGCGCCAGTTCCACCGCGATCGCATCCAGCGGCAGCGGGTGGCACAGCGGGATGAGCTCGCCCGTTCGTTTGGCGGCCATGATTCCCGCCAGCCGGGCGACCTCGCAGACGTCTCCTTTGGCGACGTCGCGGTCGAGGATGGCCGCGAGCGTCACGGGCTGCATCCGTACGAACCCGGCTGCGACCGCGCGCCGCGGGGAGACGGGTTTGTTGCCGACGTCCACCATCCGACTGGCCCCTGCGTCGTCGAAGTGGGTCAGCGGATTCGGCACGGGCGGCCTCGGCAAGCAGGGCAACAGGCAGTGAAGGTAACGCCGAACTCCGGCGTCGCTGACGCCCCGCCGGGCCGGACGGGTCATTCTAAGCGACGAGGCCGGATCGTCGAGGGCGTGTCGTCGGCAAGTCGGCCGCCTGCAGGGGAAACCGTACGGGGTCGAGACCGGTTAACCCTGCTCATCCGCCGGGTCGGAACCCCCGCCGGCGGGGGTCGAGGCGAGGATCTCCCGAGCGGCCTCCCAGTCCGCCCCGCGCACACGGACGGCGACCCTCCCCGGGGCCTCGGCCCGAAAGTCGGCCGTGAAGGTCCCTTCGGCCAGCGCCTCGATCCCATGGGCCGCCAGCAGAGCGACGACCATCGCCGCTTCGCGATCGTCAGCGACGCGAGCGACGACAGGCAGTTCAGAGTTGGTCATCGGACTGGACCGCGAGGGGGCGCGGCGCCTTGGGAAACGGCGGTTAGCATTGTGCTCGTGAGCAATATTCACGCACTGCTTTGTGCAAAACTCCGGGCGGCATCGCGGGGGCCGCGCGCCAACCCGTTTGCCGGCAACGACTTCCGCACGACACGCTCGGGGCCGGGCCGGAATTTTGCTAGCAAAACTCGCGGGGGAGTTGCAAAACTCCCGGGCTCGCCGCTGTCGATGTCCTGTCGTCGCCCTTGTCGTCGCTGCGGGCCGCGCGGCCGCCCGGCCGGCGTCGATTCGCGGCAGGCACGCTTCGTTCTACGCGACGCGCTGGCCCATATTCAACAAGAAAGTTCGGACTTTTCCAAACTCGCCGGGCGGGCAGTGCTGGCGATGGCTCTCGGCAGTGATGGCGGTTTTACCCCATCGCTTGGCAACCGTGAGACAGGTTGCGGGGGCAACCGGGGGTGCGGTTGCGTCTCGCCCGAACTCGGCATGTTCTACGACGCAACGCCGACTTCGCCAAAAAAGATTGCGGGGGCGTCAGGTCGGCGATAGGATTTGCCATGGCCGGGTTTGTGCCGACGGCTAACGGCGAGCAAGTGGCGTCCATCCGGCGGGCCACAGCATAGCGCCCGCCTGTTTTGAAGCTTGTTCCTTCTCGCGTGCTACGCCGCCTATCTCCTCGGGATGTCGCTTCTCGTGTAAAAGGATGAACCGCCGCACCCAATGGACGTAGGCCTGTTCCGTCCGAGAGGAGTACTGCTTCGCGCGTCGCGTGAATCGCATCCGGTCGAGCAACCGGGGCGCCTCGGATGGCGTTTCGTTGCTTGTCGCAGGTTGCGGCAAGGGGTAGGTTGAGGCCATGAAAAGGCCCTCCGTATGCCGAACTAGGGATACGGTACATATGTATAGATGACCGCAGGCAGATCGTCAACCAGCTTACTGAAGGTCTACTTCAATATGCAGGGCTTACTGAAGAAGTTTCTGTCTAATAACAAGTTAGGCGTATCATCATGGAGCACCTTGCCCAGCTTGCATTTGAGCACATGATGCTCATTCAGTTTAGTGACGAGGGTGATATCGACCCGGATTATTCGCTCAAATTAGTGGAGGCCCTGGCAACCGTCCTTCCGACGTTTGCGCCTGAGGAGCAGGATGCCTTGGCAACCATTGCAAAGCGAGTGCGGGATCAGATCAATGCGCCACCGGACGAGTACGGATATCAGCCAGGCCTATTGACTTCCGTCGAGGAGCGCGAGTTCGTCGATGCAATTATCAGCAAAAAAGCATTTGAAGAA
This genomic interval carries:
- a CDS encoding polyprenyl synthetase family protein, giving the protein MSQAPSLDSTGRQQLADLLAPIAADLRTVDDRLRVELHNDDPFVNELAKHSFRMSGKRLRPALLLLAAQSCGEVNDDHVTLAAVVEMIHTATLVHDDVLDEAEVRRHVATVNARWNNQTSVLLGDYLFTHAFYLASTLETTFGCRTIGRATNIVCEGELRQTASSGNFGLLRDEYVAIVEAKTAELTACACLLGAHYAGADGKVSAQLEQYGRELGIAFQIADDLLDLEGDESAVGKSLGTDLVNRKMTLPLIMLRDRLDRGERERMQSLFEEPAAASAAALMKWLVASGALQDAHDEAATIARRAVDRLTVLPPSAAKTSLAALGAFVVKRDA
- the moaC gene encoding cyclic pyranopterin monophosphate synthase MoaC, producing MTRPARRGVSDAGVRRYLHCLLPCLPRPPVPNPLTHFDDAGASRMVDVGNKPVSPRRAVAAGFVRMQPVTLAAILDRDVAKGDVCEVARLAGIMAAKRTGELIPLCHPLPLDAIAVELAPEGDDALRITATVATTARTGVEMEALTAVSVAALTVYDMCKSLDRRMTIEAVQLVSKSGGASGEFAREATFPTAPRSQASTATGGAP
- a CDS encoding DUF2007 domain-containing protein, producing the protein MTNSELPVVARVADDREAAMVVALLAAHGIEALAEGTFTADFRAEAPGRVAVRVRGADWEAAREILASTPAGGGSDPADEQG
- a CDS encoding phage integrase N-terminal SAM-like domain-containing protein; the protein is MASTYPLPQPATSNETPSEAPRLLDRMRFTRRAKQYSSRTEQAYVHWVRRFILLHEKRHPEEIGGVAREKEQASKQAGAMLWPAGWTPLARR